In Shouchella patagoniensis, the following are encoded in one genomic region:
- a CDS encoding tetratricopeptide repeat protein, whose amino-acid sequence MDEWIGKWNSLYQSVWKSPVNQSDLHINTLEQMAQQLLDTWGSMDEALQILKQRVSHLGPLYHYQTEGTRLFNEQNFHEALHYLKNELAVGELDTIRQLYIGFASLYVEELDESKACFFYTLQASNDPFIHHFAYLGLGLIEMVNQQVEKAILYMEKANCLADNPDVVYNLGICYYWIESYEYAAVCLRQYAVSCNDVDSLVIFGLALYKNNEKDEARGAWMEYAETSEDTEQLLSLAKLTEWFGEHELACYCYEQLMLIHGKTGDLLHGFAWNKALAGDARAIDLLDDLGQTDVSAKQSWLLIKSAAELDGNGTDPVN is encoded by the coding sequence TTGGATGAATGGATTGGAAAATGGAATTCGCTTTATCAATCGGTATGGAAATCACCGGTTAACCAAAGCGATCTTCATATTAATACACTCGAACAGATGGCACAGCAATTATTAGATACGTGGGGATCAATGGATGAGGCATTGCAGATTCTGAAACAACGTGTCAGTCATTTAGGACCTTTATATCATTATCAAACAGAGGGTACACGCTTATTTAATGAACAGAACTTTCATGAAGCACTGCACTATTTAAAAAACGAACTAGCGGTAGGCGAATTAGATACGATTCGTCAATTGTATATAGGGTTTGCTTCGCTTTATGTAGAGGAGCTCGACGAGAGTAAGGCTTGTTTTTTTTATACCCTCCAAGCGTCAAATGATCCTTTCATTCATCATTTTGCGTATTTAGGGTTAGGTTTAATTGAAATGGTTAACCAACAAGTAGAAAAAGCAATTCTCTACATGGAAAAGGCGAATTGCTTAGCAGATAATCCGGATGTCGTGTATAATTTAGGCATCTGTTATTACTGGATTGAGAGTTATGAGTATGCAGCTGTCTGTTTACGACAATACGCTGTTTCATGTAATGATGTGGATTCATTGGTTATTTTTGGTTTAGCACTATATAAAAATAATGAAAAAGATGAAGCAAGAGGAGCTTGGATGGAGTACGCGGAAACAAGTGAAGATACAGAACAATTGCTGTCGCTTGCAAAGCTGACGGAATGGTTTGGTGAACATGAGCTTGCTTGTTATTGTTATGAACAATTAATGCTGATTCATGGAAAAACCGGAGATTTGTTACATGGATTTGCATGGAATAAAGCATTAGCAGGGGATGCACGCGCGATTGATCTGCTTGATGATTTAGGTCAAACAGACGTAAGTGCAAAACAATCGTGGCTGCTGATTAAGTCAGCAGCAGAACTGGATGGAAACGGGACAGATCCCGTGAATTGA
- the panD gene encoding aspartate 1-decarboxylase → MFRTMMKAKLHRARVTESNLNYVGSITIDEDLMDAVDLLENEKVQIVNNNNGERFETYVIKGPRGQGDICLNGAAARKVQTGDVVIILTYAMMETAEALVHQPKVAILDESNHIVEMLGTEPASTVR, encoded by the coding sequence ATGTTTCGTACGATGATGAAAGCTAAATTGCACCGGGCTCGGGTAACAGAGTCGAATTTAAACTATGTAGGCAGCATTACAATTGATGAAGATTTAATGGATGCTGTTGATTTACTCGAAAATGAAAAGGTTCAAATTGTCAATAATAATAATGGTGAACGATTTGAGACGTATGTTATAAAGGGGCCAAGAGGACAGGGAGACATTTGTTTAAATGGAGCTGCCGCTCGAAAAGTGCAAACGGGAGATGTTGTAATTATTCTAACGTATGCAATGATGGAAACGGCAGAAGCACTTGTTCATCAACCAAAAGTGGCGATTTTGGATGAATCCAACCACATTGTTGAAATGCTAGGAACTGAGCCAGCTTCTACCGTTCGTTAA
- the dinG gene encoding ATP-dependent DNA helicase DinG, translating into MSQTFVVLDLETTGNAPRQGARIIQIGAVKVEGGKVTDRFSTFVDPFCDIPPFITELTGITDEDVSGAPAFIDVAEDLLKFMDGSGFVAHNVPFDKGFLKAQLEMEGLQFPSTVQFDTVEMSRVLLPKQESYKLSELTSSLDMEHERPHQADSDAEMTAELFLFLLHKLHHLPLITLQTLSQITKGLKSDWLALFQPLIHKKITTSHAEDDGVEVFRQLAIKKVIQKDDRKPEEVEFKTFTESNNEIFGEIGTFAKAFVSFEERPGQRQMMTEVHDAFNDHAHALIEAGTGTGKSMAYLVPSAYYAKTIKKPVVISTYTIPLQEQLLQRDLQLLSSVLPFSIKTAVLKGRGNYLDLRKFEQVMQQIDDDSYDVRLTKAQILIWLLETDYGDVEELNLSSGGKTFWLTVQSDGVSDLGKYNPWFSRCFYHRSRRNAQSADLIITNHALLLTDVVQSNALLPTYSHAVIDEAHHLEEAASNHFGVSTSYLSFGFSISRLGEGQEHSAIQKLLKVAKAQGLTLNLKGAEEALILLKEDVDELFRMIHVFALGEGNNATDVGRISYVFKSFSEQGSLWQAILECAMRIQLHGEKTLLEVTQAYTLTSEEKELTYATRATLADIQVAIAMFEEQVQSVYELLLEYDDQFVYWIEAEPKGAKNATYLYAKPIEVANQLADRFFAQKKSVVMTSATLTVNQSFSYQIDRLGLHDFGVRTSQVESPFLYEKQMKLFIPSDVPNIRGGNDELFVQDIAIKIWRIAELTQKKALVLFTSYDMLKKVYYYVKDLDESSSLNLIGQGVTSGSRTRLLKMFKQAEQAAILFGTSSFWEGIDLPGSELEYLMIVRLPFAPPNQPLNRAQIEQAKQTGKNPFTDLSLPQAVIRFKQGFGRLIRTKQDYGAVFIFDRRIKTTRYGKTFIDSLPPVPVYEGKLETLLEQHLHFREED; encoded by the coding sequence ATGTCCCAGACATTTGTTGTGCTTGATTTGGAAACGACAGGGAATGCTCCAAGGCAAGGCGCACGCATTATTCAAATAGGCGCTGTTAAGGTGGAAGGTGGCAAAGTGACGGATCGATTTTCAACATTTGTTGATCCGTTTTGCGACATTCCCCCATTTATTACAGAGCTAACAGGTATAACGGATGAAGATGTAAGTGGAGCGCCTGCATTTATAGATGTTGCTGAAGATTTACTGAAGTTTATGGACGGTAGTGGTTTTGTTGCTCATAATGTACCGTTTGATAAAGGGTTTTTAAAGGCGCAATTGGAAATGGAAGGACTTCAATTTCCGTCAACTGTCCAATTCGATACTGTTGAGATGAGTCGAGTATTATTGCCGAAGCAGGAAAGTTATAAATTATCGGAGCTAACAAGTAGTCTAGATATGGAACATGAACGACCACATCAAGCAGATAGTGATGCTGAAATGACAGCTGAATTGTTTCTTTTTCTTTTACATAAACTACATCATTTACCACTTATTACTTTACAAACACTTTCTCAAATAACCAAAGGCTTAAAAAGTGATTGGTTGGCTCTATTTCAACCTCTAATCCATAAAAAAATAACAACATCACATGCGGAAGATGACGGGGTGGAAGTTTTTAGGCAATTGGCGATAAAAAAAGTCATTCAAAAAGATGATCGAAAACCAGAAGAAGTTGAATTCAAAACGTTCACGGAATCAAATAATGAGATCTTTGGAGAAATCGGTACGTTTGCTAAAGCTTTTGTCTCATTTGAAGAACGTCCTGGACAACGACAAATGATGACTGAAGTACATGATGCGTTTAATGATCACGCACATGCTTTAATTGAGGCTGGTACCGGTACTGGGAAAAGTATGGCGTACTTAGTGCCGAGTGCATATTACGCAAAAACAATAAAAAAACCTGTTGTTATATCAACATATACAATTCCATTGCAAGAACAATTATTGCAAAGGGATTTGCAACTTTTGAGTTCTGTGCTTCCTTTTTCAATAAAAACTGCCGTCTTAAAAGGACGGGGAAATTATTTAGATTTACGTAAATTTGAACAAGTGATGCAACAAATAGATGATGATTCATATGATGTGCGTTTAACTAAGGCTCAGATATTAATTTGGTTGTTAGAAACGGATTACGGTGATGTGGAAGAATTAAATTTATCAAGTGGTGGAAAAACATTTTGGTTAACCGTGCAGAGTGATGGTGTGTCAGACTTAGGAAAGTATAATCCTTGGTTCTCACGTTGCTTTTATCATCGCTCAAGACGAAATGCTCAATCAGCTGATTTAATTATTACAAACCATGCGTTACTCTTAACGGACGTTGTCCAATCGAATGCGCTCTTACCAACTTATTCTCATGCTGTTATTGATGAAGCACACCATTTAGAAGAAGCAGCAAGTAACCATTTTGGTGTTTCTACAAGTTATTTATCGTTTGGTTTTTCTATTTCCAGATTAGGTGAAGGTCAAGAGCATAGTGCTATTCAAAAGTTATTGAAGGTGGCAAAAGCGCAAGGATTAACGCTCAACTTGAAAGGTGCTGAGGAAGCGTTAATTCTTTTAAAAGAAGATGTAGATGAATTGTTCCGAATGATACACGTTTTTGCTTTAGGTGAAGGGAATAATGCAACAGATGTCGGTCGCATAAGCTATGTGTTTAAAAGCTTCTCTGAACAAGGTTCTCTCTGGCAAGCGATTTTGGAATGCGCAATGCGAATCCAACTTCATGGAGAAAAAACCTTATTGGAAGTGACTCAAGCATATACCCTCACTTCAGAAGAAAAAGAGTTAACTTATGCGACTCGTGCTACACTCGCTGATATTCAAGTAGCTATTGCTATGTTTGAAGAGCAAGTTCAATCTGTTTATGAATTGTTACTTGAATATGATGATCAATTTGTTTACTGGATAGAAGCTGAACCAAAAGGGGCAAAAAATGCCACTTATTTATATGCGAAGCCAATTGAAGTAGCAAATCAGCTTGCTGATCGTTTTTTCGCACAGAAAAAAAGTGTCGTAATGACCTCTGCTACGTTAACCGTTAATCAATCATTTTCTTATCAAATAGACAGACTAGGGTTGCACGATTTTGGTGTACGCACGAGTCAAGTCGAGTCGCCGTTTTTATATGAAAAACAAATGAAATTATTTATTCCGTCAGACGTCCCTAATATACGTGGTGGGAATGATGAACTTTTTGTTCAAGACATTGCGATTAAGATTTGGCGCATTGCAGAATTGACTCAGAAAAAAGCATTGGTCCTGTTTACATCTTATGATATGTTGAAAAAAGTTTATTATTATGTTAAAGATTTGGATGAATCGAGTTCATTAAATTTAATTGGACAAGGTGTAACAAGTGGTTCTCGAACAAGGTTATTAAAAATGTTTAAACAAGCAGAACAAGCGGCGATTTTGTTTGGAACTAGCAGTTTTTGGGAAGGGATTGACTTGCCAGGTAGTGAGCTTGAATATTTAATGATTGTACGTTTGCCTTTCGCTCCTCCTAATCAGCCGCTTAACCGAGCACAAATCGAGCAAGCAAAACAAACAGGTAAAAACCCTTTTACAGATTTATCCTTACCTCAAGCCGTTATTCGCTTTAAGCAAGGCTTTGGGAGACTGATTCGAACAAAACAAGACTATGGAGCAGTTTTTATTTTTGATCGTCGAATTAAAACAACAAGATACGGAAAGACGTTTATTGATTCGTTGCCGCCGGTTCCTGTATATGAGGGAAAGCTTGAAACGTTGTTGGAGCAACACCTGCATTTTAGGGAGGAAGATTAA